The Pirellulimonas nuda genome includes a region encoding these proteins:
- a CDS encoding mucoidy inhibitor MuiA family protein translates to MMTRTFTVLLLLYAFASRPVAAQETEPVDADRLTDGDVTEVTVYQGQALVTRSVTLPGDQTGLQEVVVTNLPALILPESLYAEPGEGLEIRSVRYRTRPVEQDVRAEVRELDEQLQELRDELSAVEREQKLLADRTKYLNSLEGFTAGTAKNELEHGVLNAETLTSLTELIFSRREQVAAEELELAKAQRGLNEEINLATRKRQNITSGSATTVREAVVFVDAQEAGASLRLRYLVAGAGWSPSYNLRAGADRKQVTVEYNAQVQQMSGEDWTDVAMTLSTATPSLVAEPPKLDPLAIRLGDSPASGGPKVAVGAEEYSRLKRQLDASRDKLSDVRNRLGELNAAVEQSGEHLASARQQAANMPQDSAQWQAFQSNDDNLFLKQADGGMGGGGGYGRVAGSQPGTPNAGFGANGDAGLNYFANESQILDFNARGIVGKAQGSSSVSQPPAEGVSVSYKLAGRTSLPSRSDRQLIQIARLPLKGDFYRLATPVLTGYVYEEVKLTNTGAVVLLAGPASTFLGDEFVGRGAVPTVAAGESFTVGLGIDASLRAGRELVSKEETIQGGNRIVDFVYRLSVENFAGEAAEVRLVDRIPTVAEDDIKITLVDPGKKLADYPDQAAERKLGLLRWDLEAPAGSTGADSAAVEYTLRVEYDKELSIVGMPAKR, encoded by the coding sequence ATGATGACGCGAACCTTCACGGTGTTGCTGCTGCTCTACGCGTTCGCGTCTCGCCCAGTGGCGGCTCAGGAGACCGAACCGGTCGACGCCGACCGCCTCACCGACGGAGATGTGACCGAGGTCACCGTCTACCAGGGTCAGGCGCTGGTCACGCGCTCGGTGACGCTGCCGGGGGACCAGACGGGGCTGCAGGAGGTGGTGGTGACCAACCTGCCGGCGTTGATCTTGCCCGAAAGCCTGTACGCAGAGCCGGGCGAGGGCCTGGAGATCCGCTCGGTCCGCTACCGCACCCGGCCGGTGGAGCAGGACGTGCGTGCCGAGGTCCGCGAGCTGGACGAGCAGCTCCAGGAGCTGCGGGACGAGCTCTCGGCGGTCGAGCGGGAGCAGAAGCTGTTGGCCGACCGCACCAAATACCTGAACAGCCTCGAGGGCTTCACGGCCGGGACCGCCAAGAACGAGCTGGAGCACGGCGTGCTGAACGCCGAGACGCTGACCAGCCTGACCGAGCTGATCTTCTCTCGGCGGGAGCAGGTAGCGGCCGAAGAGTTGGAGCTCGCCAAGGCGCAACGGGGGCTGAACGAAGAGATCAATCTAGCGACCCGCAAACGCCAGAACATCACCAGCGGTTCCGCGACCACGGTCCGCGAGGCGGTGGTTTTTGTCGACGCCCAGGAGGCGGGCGCCTCGCTGCGGCTGCGTTACTTGGTGGCGGGCGCCGGCTGGAGCCCGTCGTACAACCTGCGGGCGGGGGCCGACCGCAAGCAGGTGACCGTGGAGTACAACGCCCAGGTGCAGCAGATGAGCGGCGAGGACTGGACGGACGTCGCGATGACGCTGTCGACCGCCACGCCGTCGCTGGTGGCCGAGCCCCCCAAGCTCGACCCGCTGGCGATCCGCCTGGGAGACAGCCCCGCGAGCGGCGGCCCAAAGGTCGCCGTTGGCGCCGAGGAATACAGCCGCCTCAAGCGGCAGCTCGACGCGAGCCGCGACAAGCTATCGGATGTTCGCAACCGGCTGGGCGAGCTGAACGCCGCGGTGGAGCAATCAGGGGAACATCTAGCCAGTGCTCGCCAGCAGGCAGCGAACATGCCGCAAGATTCGGCACAGTGGCAAGCGTTTCAGTCTAACGACGACAACCTTTTCTTGAAGCAAGCCGATGGCGGCATGGGAGGGGGCGGCGGTTACGGAAGGGTCGCTGGGTCGCAGCCCGGCACGCCAAACGCTGGATTCGGCGCCAACGGCGACGCCGGCCTCAACTACTTCGCCAACGAGTCGCAGATCCTCGACTTCAACGCCCGGGGCATTGTTGGCAAAGCCCAGGGCAGCAGCAGCGTCTCGCAGCCTCCCGCCGAAGGGGTGAGCGTCAGCTACAAGCTAGCGGGGCGCACGTCGCTCCCCAGCCGCAGCGACCGGCAGCTGATCCAAATCGCCCGGCTGCCCCTCAAGGGGGACTTCTACCGCCTGGCGACGCCGGTGCTTACCGGCTACGTCTATGAAGAAGTCAAGCTCACCAACACGGGCGCGGTGGTGCTGCTGGCCGGCCCCGCCTCGACCTTCCTGGGCGACGAGTTCGTGGGCCGCGGCGCCGTGCCGACCGTGGCGGCGGGGGAGTCGTTCACCGTGGGTCTGGGGATCGACGCCTCGCTCCGCGCCGGCCGCGAGCTGGTGAGCAAGGAAGAAACCATCCAGGGGGGGAACCGGATCGTCGACTTCGTCTACCGCCTCTCCGTCGAAAACTTCGCGGGCGAGGCCGCGGAAGTGCGGCTGGTCGACCGCATCCCCACCGTCGCAGAAGACGACATCAAGATCACGCTGGTCGACCCCGGCAAGAAGCTGGCCGACTACCCCGACCAGGCCGCCGAGCGCAAGCTGGGCCTGCTGCGGTGGGACCTCGAAGCCCCGGCCGGCTCGACCGGCGCCGACAGCGCCGCGGTGGAGTACACGCTGCGGGTGGAGTACGACAAGGAGCTGTCGATCGTCGGGATGCCCGCCAAACGCTAG